TCCTCCCACCtcttggaaaaataatatgaacttataatttaataaatattataatgatgaaaatatatgtagTTCTTATTTACCAATaccgaataatatatttgattgtgtttttttcttattttatattttttaccctTAGATATAGCCTATAGAAGCATctgaatgttaaaaaataattttatttattttttccaatgaATAGtaaggtattaaaatttactttaattaattatgtattatatactaattaataaatttatggtacaatattatatcaataatttatattacataaaatttatttttataaatactgtacATAAACGTGTATAGTGTAAACAGTTAAAATAGAttcatattaatcatattataggatctatacaatataataatattatatatataaatatcttaaaataaataaaaaatttcatagCGTATTATAGGTAGAATATTAACTTTCCTAAAAGGTGAGGAACTAATAAAAACAgaagaaaaaatacacatcatgtaaaatcaatacatatattattgactatatacctattataacttattataatcattaatcaaataaatgataatattgtatttcgtCCATAATGACtccagtattttatattaacggCAATATTTATGTACGCATCTTCTAAaattttcggttttttttttagaattaccGATTGAGCCCCTAAGCAGTCTAAGCGGCGTGATGGCGGCGGATCGCATTACAATTCATccaaaatactatacatataggtacttactgtTACATTGTAATTTTCCAACAATTGTTTGCATTTTTCTCAATCAGTGGCGCAGCCAGGATTTCTTTCAGGAAGGAGGGGggtttgtaataaaatgtaacttgtgattaaattaataaattgtgggATTTCACACTCCCTgaaatgtattcataaattgcttaaataaattataatatacatttaacttttaaacatttatttaaaataatttttttccttttttacaaataaattcaaaatagaaataacaataacgtaaattatatagtatgatgGTGTAGTATAAACATTATCTGCACGAGTGCAATAATACGAGTAATACGACACTGTGTGCACTATTTAAGTTTATCTTAAACTGTGGTAGTGTGTGAATACAGCAtaacagaatacattttaccatgaccaaattattgtattcctatattataaacattattatatttttgatataaatacgtaCGGGGTGGGGGGTCAGTGGTGTAATTGAGGGGGCAAGGAGGACACTTGCCCCCCTGACAATTTTCTGAGGGataaaggtatatattttaaccagTGGGGATGGGTGTCaggattttgataataataaatatattatatattgctcTTCTAGATTTTTTCCCAGTTACACCATTGAGGGGGTTAACACCTACCTCCCCTGGCTACACCACTGGTCTCAATAAAAAAGTGGTATCGGTGGGAAGCGcgattctttattattaatttgtgtaaaaaattattttgatcggTTAAATAagctattcattataattacggACcgacatttgttttaaaataaatcgataaaaatgtatttataaatatacatacatgtatgTACACAGTTgccatgaacattttttttatagtttaagttcaaaaatacaaaattatatcaacaataaaatgatttattatattaaaattaaaaattaatttactacctactggtttaaaataaaagtttcatgatcttttttgatttttgagattaataaatgtatagtcaTAGGATGTGTTGATAAtaagtaatgtttatataattttataacaacctTTTGCTGCATTGGAAGTTCTTAGTAggtattcattgaaaattcaACTTTAATAGATTGAcagtttttattagaaaacccTTATTGAGTACTCAcccttattttttataaaatctcattttaatttttttaatcacgaAGCTTTTTTCTTAACTAtaggttattaattaaattgtccttaaatttagattttaaaaattttttattgttctttACTTTTTCTAGtagcataaatatttaacttccAATTTTAtgggtttataaattaaattccagaacaatttgatattttgtaaccAACGCTAGAATCTTACCacatttaacatatatatacatatacatttaaaaaatgaaaaaaagcgTTATTGATGGCTTTTATTTGTACCTGTTCAaagtctattattatttccaagtTATTATATgtccattaaaattattaaattttcatgagaaaatttattaaaattaggaaacatattatacataaatcttTACTTCACCAGTTTAGGACAtgatttaatagtaattagtaaatattttaaataattattaccattttCAACATGcggttaaaagttttaataaaaaatttattcccactaaatgtatattaataaataaatcactaaTATCGTAATAATGATAGTGATTTGTTGTTTACAACATACAAGTGcttttacagtatttatattaaacagctttatattctaaaacatagcttttataaatcttatatatatCGTGTAATtctttaatgattatattaaagaataaatatatattaaaatgaagtaatatatatctttGGGATGGTTAAATGAACCTGAGTTCCCCCATTTACGTCCATAGAAGCGGGGAACTATTATCATAAAAGGAACTTTCCCAAAAATATACTCTAAGTTAAATctgtgaaatttttttaattcactcttgttataaattacattattaaaatataatatactttttatactaaTGTCTGGTCtgtgtaacatattatacattataataaacttagaaTCATTTGAAATCTAAATcgctaaattaattaataatttttaggtgtAGATGATGTAGTATTGCAATTGGTATTTGGTATTCTGCAATCAAATTGTTAATACATaagaaattactaataaattaacttttaattacaattactttattaagtaatacattataaccaATGATTGAAGTAAAAGTACcaaacgattaaaataaaaatataaagtttaaaataaattatttactataaagtgTTGAAAGTTCATTAACTTTAGACAAACGTCAAAAttacgtattaaatttatgttctaaaaacaattaattataacgacACTTCAAATGTGTTAAGAAGAGTAAAAAAGTATGCATAAACATTTAAGCGACTAAATATAGTTGGTCGATGGTTTGTCGTCTTGGtgatgtattataaacaaagtCATTATACCGGCAAAAACGCATGAAAATACggtgaaaacaatattttcttaagatcaataaattatgagaAGTTCATGTGAAAGACAAATCAAATACGCTTAGAAGTGTCTGTGTCACTGTCGAAGTCGAATGTACGTATTCgaagcattattattaaaatatgtgagtactaaaataaataaatattaactcaactaaataatttaaattaagccatatactaaaataattataattgaatacaattttttttcatataatttttataattataattttgtgtagtttataataaaaaataaacatgtattgtttattcaaGTAATAGTTTCAGTTATTACGACCATCAACTTATTAAtggtttattaattgtatctaaattaagcaatacttttttaaaataaatataatttaatttacacaaatattattaaaacaataaaagtttttatatccatcacatgataaatatatattttatttattagtataaaaatttttatttttagtaaaacttatttaaatttgataatattatgatgtataaattataatttattagcaaaaaaattgtattgacattaattgtaattaataatgagtataatacatagtgtgaattaaaaaatatataaaaatgaatgattctatgtttaaaatttttgattttttagtacaattaaacatgatttataaaaataaaactatttatttatttattattttggttcaATATTCTAATGAACAAATtgatataagtacctactatttatataattttaatatacaatgatgGTGCTTGTTTGAGCCAACATTTTAGAAACTGAACACGTTCcacatttttagaatataattttttaatttatttatttttgttcttattattttttaatcaatcctatccttatttttgttatttcattCAAATGTACTTAGATCaaagtttaatgataaattcataacaataaaatgtaaattaatgtttacattggtgttagtaatattatagctaacataatgaatattatacattttaggtaggtaaatttaaaattatttggcaTGTCTAAAGACGTACTAAATAAATGTGGAACAGATAATCAAAAGTCCAAACCTTTACCAAACAACTATACAGATAATCaagatgataaaaaattattgtcaaaaaaaGGATGGTTGCAAAAAGATtccaatttcaataaaaccgaaacagataataattgtagtacAGAAGTGATTTCTCGTTCTATTAATaagcttttaaaaaatgaaaaaaaatctagaccCACAGCGAACCCGACTAAAGTATGTTTAAAACCAGAAGTCTTACATGAATCTAAAGAACAGTTTGCACAAAGAATAAAACAGGCATGGATCGATCGGGAACAGTCaaaatcatgtataaatatttatctggcTAGAAATGTTATCGAAGACCCTTTGATGGAATCTATAGAGGATGCACAGGAGTCTACAATACAAGTAGAGGAAAAAGACTCTTGTAGAACCGCGTTGGAAGTGCAACTCCAGAACCATGTAGGAGAAGGTGAAAATTCACCAGAAGACTCTAGTGAGGAGGAAAAACCTCTTTCGGCTGCCGCGAGAAGAGTTAGATTTTACAAGACTGCGAAACAACAACAGAATGAAAGACAAACTTTGACCAGAGCAATGTCGGCGCCTTCGTCGAGGCAACAAATCGTAAATTCTACACAAGGACTTTATTCGACAAGCTCACGAAGAAAATCACAAGATGTTCATAAGTTCTCGaccagaaaattaaaatcttgtaGAAGTAAAGCTTTTCATAAAAGTATTGATGTAGATAGTCGTCTGCCAAATGGTCAAAAGTTTGGTAAAAGGAATCAAAATGTTGAAGTAGTAACGATGATGTCACTTTTAAGCCCAGTTGGAAGCGATGTAGAGGAATCACTAACACCTGATGATGTATCTACAAAAACcggtaaataaattgttttaattacttaactaatattataataagtaataaatgataaaaatataatttgattataatcgAGTTAAGTTAAATTGGTAGAAATCtaaaacattacatataatttggtCTTCAAACGTATGCTATTATAGATAATGTCTCTGTTCCAGATGCTTTGtgattagatttaaattaatattttaaaattgaacaagttgcaaaatttatacttttaaataaactaaaaaatataatacaataatatattcaaataatgatagtaaaaataaaactattatcctattatatgacaaataataatataataaatatacatattttcttcTTTGATACGCAgtctgataataaatttagtattatacgaTAAATTTAAGAACATTTGCTTAGATAATCAAGACGTGTTCAGTGTTGTCAgctggtacatattattatactaatatataggcatctattaatataatacaacaagaTACGTACCTATTACAGGTACTTatgtaataagttaaaatatttaaataaagcatTTAAGGCcactaatattgtattattttagctaAAATAACCATCTTAGTAAAATTGattgaaattgtatgtttttaatttttaaaatcgttcaatttattgtttaacttataaaataattctttccAATTAGAAGTAGTTtactatttaaagttattccAGGAAGATCATTTTCAAGcgcataatatgattattgataCGAGTttgaatgaatttatatttaagtataatttattgagcTTTGTATCTACTTGTTGTAATGGCATTATCAActgtagaataaaaataaagtttttgtgCTCATGCTTACACGTTATGCTAAAACTTTTTAAGCtacttaatagttttaaaagaattgtttttatatgtatttaatgaaattagtcGGAACTGCGTTACTAGTAAACTATACATTGAAAACAAtggttaaattaattcaactgaAATTCGTAAATaggaaacaattatttaatttataataaagataatttattattttatagttacattTCCTCAGTTTAATAACAGTATGCGTTATCATCAAAAATCATTTGATAGTGCAATGACATCGATTGGAAAACCAAAACTTCTTAACAATCGTGTTGGAAAATCGTTGATGAAATCAAGAACAATAGAGATATcaaggtataataaaaatatttctattacctaatatgttttacttaatgtaaattgtaatttttattctttaaaatataacataaatacttaAGAAAGtttaatcgtaaaaatatgattattacttcgtgaatacattttactcatttatttaaattcaaaaataaaataagtaactataggttaatataacaattttcaaaataatctaaCTGAcattgcaatattttattgattttattttattaataacaataataataataatctaatttgaTTCGAgattttttactaaacaaaaacatttctcCTAACTAGTAGATAACTGAATATACAATAAAGAATCataggttttattttacaagGCATTAAACTTCTTAaacatttaagaataaatatttagcttatattatcatattcgaTACTGCatttaacgtaatattatttatttacatgaataaccgtttctttttctttttgctATTAGCTGTAATgcctaaatatataatattgtgttaggatataaaaataattgtataatgtaataacgcAAATCGTATTTGCAGAAAATACATGTACATAAATCATAAGATAATACGTGTGCTTAATGTCATCACTTGCATGTTtaccttttaataatattttactatttatattatatgtttgaaaattatttattgatgtttaGCTATCAAGTGTATCAAGTGTAACACATGAACTATGGagatatctttattttataatattcaaaatcgcatacatttatttaacgaCATGACCTACATTATGAAaccttatatattgtatggtcGGCATGCTATTTATCCatcatttcaatttattgaaaattatccaattttatgcaataattTTACTGCATGTAAACAcgacaaacaataaaatatttatgtaggtactattGATGTacccaataatatataaatgaaaaaaaaaatgcttgaaTGTGATAGCAAAATTATACACAACTAGGTATTATATCACGCGAACATCTTACCTTGTCGAAAATACTTCATCGAAATATCGCTAGTGTTTCGGTTATACTAGGCTaggttatatcattattaaatagctattatattgttatacataaatcaaATTGTCAGACAAAAGATGAAAATCGATAATATCGTGTACGTCTTATTTGCATTggtaatatttgtttgaagtaataatattaaatttcaaggttattatttaattttagggaTGATGAAGATGACGGGCCAGTTGTAAAAGAAGTCGTAATCTCCAAACTCGGCAACGATGACGACGACAATGAAACACTGCATAACAAAGAAATCGCACAGATCGACGTTCGCTACGATGTACTCGACGGCCAACCGATGCTCAAATCCGACAAAGAGAAAGAATGTTGGGCTCTTTTCAAGAAAATGACGGCTAAAGGAGTGTCTGTCACTTTTGATACCGTATTGAGGTTCGGTTTGTGCCGAATATTATtcgaaagtatattataatatatatagtataatatagtataccacTTGTTGTTGTGCTGTTTTATACAATCTATATACTCTGCAGCTATAGGTACACTCAGCATTGGCGCAACTATATGGGGAATGGAGTTATGGAGTGCTCAGCATTTAGCACTTTCAAACTTTcggtatcatatttttaattaatccataaaaatataacagagattttaatattgagctagaaaaaaatattgaacttaCATGATTACTTAATCctgatttattgaaattgattAAAGTATTTGCCATCTAAATTATGCCTGTAGCATCCATTTTCTACGTCTGAACAATTCTTTTTGCTGGTCATGCAAAGAGTAAAATATGggattataacaattaatagcatgcaaaaaaattggttttcaaGTCTACAatctttatttatgtatagaaagACGCCTTGCCAattcaataaatgtatgatcAAAACATTCTTAGTACGTGTGCTttaaacaatagaaaaattaatgtatgttaacattgttaacattttttaataaatatgagtatgagtaatatcattgattatattttattactaatttgaTTTAGGTATGTTAAGTTGGTTGTTGAACGGGAGGGGAAATcttcttcatatttttttttcgagtcAGGTTCTTCATACTTCACTTAAtgaattatcttaaatatattcctTAGTTGTGCCAGGCAGCCTGTACCATAAGGTGcacatattgaattataaatcaacAAGGTCACTTAAaccctataattatttaacggaaacctaacaattttaaaataatttttcttgaaaattcatatagttactattttagtataataattaataataaacaatattaaattgattccCTCGTTAgccattgaaaaattatttatggctTCATCCAATCTTCGTTTGGCGGTAAAtgttacatatacatataattgaattaataattttatgtttatgttatctataatatataacgaccgtgttttttttcaattttttaatgtgcACACAGCTACAGGTTATATAGTAGATTAGGAAGGAGTGCTAAAAGCACTGCTTGCTTATTTTACCCATACacctacatttatataaagtatatcatAGAATCTCCGTGATAGTgtttaatgaattttgttaTTGGTGTGTTTCAGAGGAATGTTAACACCGACTGAATATAGACTGAGAAAAAACGAACTCCTGTTATTTGGATAAAAATACGCAACATGCATACATTTTACGTATTACttacctagtacctacttatattatattgatatcgtTACAATGTTATTGGAGTCATCGCCGACTACAAAGttcctatacatattatataatattattagctttGATGTACCGATTTATGTCGTCGTCGTTATAGGCTTATACTATTATGcggtaataacaatattcgtatattatagctAGGTTTAGGGCCTGCTGAACGGGGTAAAAAGAGAACGAAAAACGTCatcgtgaatataatattattgtaacattgtttgattattcaagttgttttataacattgttaaattatcTGATGTCATCGTAGgccctataaatataatattataataatatttgtttaatcatCCCAGGAGACACTTAAGGCAAAGTATAATAGAAGAAACAATGTAATAAGACGCATTATAAGCGGTCATAAGTACGCCCGCTAATCAACATTAATAAGC
This sequence is a window from Rhopalosiphum maidis isolate BTI-1 chromosome 1, ASM367621v3, whole genome shotgun sequence. Protein-coding genes within it:
- the LOC113561069 gene encoding uncharacterized protein LOC113561069 isoform X1, with translation MSKDVLNKCGTDNQKSKPLPNNYTDNQDDKKLLSKKGWLQKDSNFNKTETDNNCSTEVISRSINKLLKNEKKSRPTANPTKVCLKPEVLHESKEQFAQRIKQAWIDREQSKSCINIYLARNVIEDPLMESIEDAQESTIQVEEKDSCRTALEVQLQNHVGEGENSPEDSSEEEKPLSAAARRVRFYKTAKQQQNERQTLTRAMSAPSSRQQIVNSTQGLYSTSSRRKSQDVHKFSTRKLKSCRSKAFHKSIDVDSRLPNGQKFGKRNQNVEVVTMMSLLSPVGSDVEESLTPDDVSTKTVTFPQFNNSMRYHQKSFDSAMTSIGKPKLLNNRVGKSLMKSRTIEISRDDEDDGPVVKEVVISKLGNDDDDNETLHNKEIAQIDVRYDVLDGQPMLKSDKEKECWALFKKMTAKGVSVTFDTVLRGMLTPTEYRLRKNELLLFG
- the LOC113561069 gene encoding uncharacterized protein LOC113561069 isoform X2, with amino-acid sequence MSKDVLNKCGTDNQKSKPLPNNYTDNQDDKKLLSKKGWLQKDSNFNKTETDNNCSTEVISRSINKLLKNEKKSRPTANPTKVCLKPEVLHESKEQFAQRIKQAWIDREQSKSCINIYLARNVIEDPLMESIEDAQESTIQVEEKDSCRTALEVQLQNHVGEGENSPEDSSEEEKPLSAAARRVRFYKTAKQQQNERQTLTRAMSAPSSRQQIVNSTQGLYSTSSRRKSQDVHKFSTRKLKSCRSKAFHKSIDVDSRLPNGQKFGKRNQNVEVVTMMSLLSPVGSDVEESLTPDDVSTKTVTFPQFNNSMRYHQKSFDSAMTSIGKPKLLNNRVGKSLMKSRTIEISRDDEDDGPVVKEVVISKLGNDDDDNETLHNKEIAQIDVRYDVLDGQPMLKSDKEKECWALFKKMTAKGVSVTFDTVLRFGLCRILFEKEC